The Methanosarcinales archaeon genome contains the following window.
ACATATGGAATTCAGACGAACTCATTTCACTTCACACGTAACATCCGATATGGATGGCCAGACCGTAAAACTAACAGGCTGGGTCCATGAAATTCGAGACCTTGGCGGCATATTGTTCCTGATACTGAGGGACCGTGAAGGCATGGCACAGATAACGCTGTTCAAAAAGACCATAGACCCCCAGGTACTTGAGACTGTCAAGGGTCTAAGCCGCGAATCGGTCATACTGGTGGAAGGTTCTGTCAAACTGGAAGCCAAGGCCCCAAATGGCTATGAACTGGTACCTTCCAGAATAGACCTGCTAAGCCCTGCAAAATCACCCCTGCCTATGGATACCACAGGCAAAGTGGATGCAGAACTGGACACCAGGCTTGATAACAGGTTCATTGACGTGCGCCGTCCTAAAACCCAGGCAGTGTTCCACATTCGCCATCATGTTCTCTCTGCTGTCAGGAGATTTTTAGAACAGGAAGGATTCCTTGAGATCAACACACCCAAGGTAGTGGCCACAGCCACAGAAGGCGGTACAGCACTATTCCCAATTACATATTTTGATACTGAAGCCTTTCTAAACCAGAGCCCGCAATTGTTCAAACAGATCATGATGAGCGCCGGTATGGACCGGGTGTTCGAGATCGGACCCATATTCAGGGCAGAGGAGCATGATACAACGCGCCACCTCAATGAGGCCACAAGCATCGATATCGAAGCAAGTTTTATGGATCACGAGGATGTCATGCAGATATTGGAGCGGTTGATCGCTTATGTATATGAAACAGTAATAACTGACGCTGCATCCAGCCTTAAGACCCTGGGGAAAGAACTGAGTGTTCCCAGGGTTCCATTTAAGCGCCTGACCTATGATGAGGCTATTGAGATCAATAATGAGCACTCAAAGGAATTACTTGAATGGGGAGATGACCTTTCTACCAATGCTGAAAAAGTAATTGGAGGAGTCATAGGTGAACATTATTTTATCGTGGATTGGCCCACAGAAATCAAACCATATTATACACAACCGTATGAGGACAATCCTGCTCTTACCAAAGCCTTTGACCTTATGCATCCCAGGATGGAGCTTTCATCGGGAGCCCAGCGTATACATGACCATGATCTGCTGTACAGGCGCATCCAGGACCAGGGTTTGAACCCTGAAGGTTTCGAATTCTATCTAAAGGCGTTCAGATATGGTATCCCGCCCCATTCAGGCTGGGGTCTGGGGGCGGAACGGCTTTTAATGACCATGCTTGATATTGATAATATCAGGAATGTAGTATTGTTCCCAAGGGATCGAAGAAGAGTATCTCCATAAATACTGTGTAAGTTCATATCATAATTCAGTTTAAATGCCTAATTCATTACCAAAAAATATTTTACTATCTTGACCAACATAGTAAAATGGATATGAGTATTAATATTGAGT
Protein-coding sequences here:
- the aspS gene encoding aspartate--tRNA(Asn) ligase — protein: MEFRRTHFTSHVTSDMDGQTVKLTGWVHEIRDLGGILFLILRDREGMAQITLFKKTIDPQVLETVKGLSRESVILVEGSVKLEAKAPNGYELVPSRIDLLSPAKSPLPMDTTGKVDAELDTRLDNRFIDVRRPKTQAVFHIRHHVLSAVRRFLEQEGFLEINTPKVVATATEGGTALFPITYFDTEAFLNQSPQLFKQIMMSAGMDRVFEIGPIFRAEEHDTTRHLNEATSIDIEASFMDHEDVMQILERLIAYVYETVITDAASSLKTLGKELSVPRVPFKRLTYDEAIEINNEHSKELLEWGDDLSTNAEKVIGGVIGEHYFIVDWPTEIKPYYTQPYEDNPALTKAFDLMHPRMELSSGAQRIHDHDLLYRRIQDQGLNPEGFEFYLKAFRYGIPPHSGWGLGAERLLMTMLDIDNIRNVVLFPRDRRRVSP